GCAAAACGTTGTCAGGGCGAAGACTCCAGATGACCCATGAAATTCGTTCTTCTTACGTGGTAATTCAAATGGAAGGATATGTGACTTCCACTTAGCTTCAACTTTTTTGACAAACTTATGGAAATCTTCGTTGTATTCTTTGTATTTCCCAATCTTATCTAAATCATCAGCGGATTTCTTCTGTCCCACAACGGTCTCCACCAACTGGAATTGGATATCATTTGCTTGTAGAGTCCCCTCCACATTGATGGGTACGTGCAAGTTAAAGTGCAAGAGAGGCGGCATCCACTCGTCCTTAGATCGGAAAAATGCATGCTTTACATTATTATAAATAAAATCTATCTGCACAGGGGGACTGGATATTGTATATCGGAACCCATTTACATGGGCTTCAAGAGTAGCGCTGTTGGTCATTTTCTCTTGCTCTTCTACAGAGTAACGAAGTGCTACGTCAGTTAACTTCGTAATCTCAGAATTTTGTGTTTCCAACTGCAGGTCCTCTTTGTATGAGAATGGCAGAGTGGGAGATTTTTTAGCACAACGCTCTTCCTCTTCCTTAGGGATATAAACCCCCCATTCAGGATAATATTCTTTGTAGAAGAGCTGACCCTGCTCCAGCCTCTTGGAAGTTGCATAATTTACAACCCTACCCAGTTTTGCCTGCTCATACCTACGGACCTCCTCCTGATACATCTCTGGGTTGTCAGAGTGGCGAACCATTGCGTTTATTTGTGCTGGACATCGTCTACGACATCGTTTCATATGCTTGCGGAAGTTCTTAAGTTAGATAGCAGCATTATCTTTAGTTCCTTCCGAGGATTCATGCACATTAGCCATCGAGTAGAAAGGGTAAACCAAATCTCTGTCTGGAATCaaaaatgaaaaggaaaataaaaattcttaTGCAATTTGAACAAAAAAACATTTCATGAATCTTTTGCAGGAATAAGAGAAAAAACAATTTAAGAGTAAAGATTCAAACTTTATGAGACATCAAGCATAATTACGGCTCCTTTCGGCAACGATACAAGTATAGAGATTAACTTATTAAACTTTATCAGACTACTATTAAATCATATATTGTGACATTCAACTTTAGCAGTGAATTTTCTTATTAATCGCAAATGCAAATACACATTGGTTGATGTACATTATTATCCATTAAAAACTAAATCTCCTTCTGGAAACAAATTGCAGAGAGTTTCAAACACCTAAATCGATTCATAAGGAAATGAAGGGGATCTTCATTCTTGGATATTTCTCCCCGCCAAGTTGGATCCTTTTTGTATGGGCTTATGGAAACATTAGATGGGCTTATCCCATGATCTACCAGCTAGTTAGTTAGAGGATGTCCTAATTACCCTTTCATCTTTAAAAACCTAATGACCAAAACTTAATTGTACTTTGCTTCTTCTTCCCCTCCTCCTCTTGTTAGTCAATTTCTTTTTTCAATTGAAAACCATTTCATCGTCTTCGACAAACCTCAATTATGGTTGCATGAGTAcatgttctttttcttttcctctttttAACCAAATCAATTTAGATTCGGCAAacccatatttttcttcttctcttttttgtgTTTGAAATGGGTCAAATTGGTTGAAATCGTAGAAAATATTATGGTTGCAAATTCACTTATCATTACGTGTTTTAAATCCTAACCGTAAAAGCTAAAAACAACATACAAAAACATTAACGGTTGGTTATATAACAACCGAACATACAATCAAAATCATATTTCAAGAGTTTAACCCTGAAAAGCTTGAACTCATAAATTTTCTCTTTgcactaaaatcatacgacatagtctcataagatataaTGATAAACgtcgtgagtaaataggataaatcagtctttacatacctctttgttgatgaagttctagaAAATGTCTTTGTTTGTTCTCCAGTTTTCAATGtttgagggttattcagtgatgtttgatactcaactatcgTACcataatcctagtccgagacttgactttagtggacttgaaatcaagatatagttttgtacatctaacattaacaacaagcttgagataacaaacctgtaagttcgaccgagcgatgctctaacactttctGGTTAGTTTCCATCTTTTATTTTGCGATATAATCAGATTTGTTTCTTGATATGGTTAAAGATTTGCAGAATAGAAGCTTTTTGTAGTGAAGATTGAAGAATACTTTTAGTTTCTTGATTCCAAGGAAGGAGACGATTTAAGAAATAAAATACTTGAGGCCTAGGTTCATGGTGCTTACAAAATTGTGTTAAAATCGCTTGTTGAAAGATTCAAAATTGCTTTACCAACTATTATACATTCTCAATAGTCGGCTTTTATTAAAAATAAACAGATTTTAGATGTGGTTTTGGTGGTTAATGAATTGATAACTCTTGAATAAGAAGTCGTAAGCCTGGTCTTCTTTATATGGttgatttgcaaaaaaaaaaaaaaaatctcaagtcaattgGATTTTTTAGATGAGATTTTGAAGATGATAGGTTCTGGTGGTCAGTAGAGAAGTTGCCTTAAATGTTGTGTGGTAGTGCTTCTAGTATATTTATTAGTTACAAAAGAATTTGACAAGGAGACCCTCTATCTCCATTTATTTATTTAGTTAGTTGGTAAAGCACTTACTTTCATGATTAAAGAAGTGAAATGACGAGAGTACCAAGTACACCGTAATATTtccgatatcaacctataagtctgataccattGTGtgatcaaatatagatagaggCTGTCAAGAAGATGACAACAACAAGGTATACCCTTGGTATATAGATTAGGTATCTAAACCAAAcctaactatagggatcaacccaagtgtttggattaacgtacaatgtatatactttttcttataactaaaacaataattataatcgTGGAAAGTAAaataaagacacaacaagattttgttaacggaaaaccacaaatgcaggaaaacccccgggacctagtccagttttgaatactctgggaattaagtcgctatacaaagactactaccaacttagtatagttgagaccaagtaaactacccctagttacatAGTTTtgtcagtatccatgcgcttatAACCAATCTGGACATCGCTCGCGAGTCTTCAGTCCATTATCTTAAGTTGCATCAGCTGATGTGAAGACTTCAAGCGCTTAACTCATTTGGATCGTTTTccgaaacagtaaaggactaatctgttCGGTAACCAATCTTCCAATCTCAAAAAGTAAATCAGAGATTATATTGTCAAGTtcaacaaaggatcttccgtttaatctaggAAACTCCTTTGTTGGATAAGATCTAGATTATCAAGATAACTAGATCTAGGTATACAAACTATCATATTTGGATACTGAAGAGTACTACCAAATGATAGATTTTCGATCTACTACGAATAGCAATAAGATATATATCATAGTAAACAAGATCTAGTCGGATCACATGCGATCAAGTGTGTTCACGAAGtcaaatcacaaagatacgaaaccaataagaaatcttcttgtcttaaTATCTTCAAAGTACCTGCACAAACAACCTTGATTCCCTTGTAATCGATCATGCACGGAACAGAGTCTGCTAACAGTGGATGATCATTGGCTTATCTTCAGATCTAAAACAGATCTGATCTTTGTCGATCATTGATCTAGTTCGAGTGAGCTTGtattagaagagaaggttctcagaataaaaaaactaggtgggTTCaaggttcaaccaccgttagtcagtcaaatcaataatcgaaaacaaaaataacaatgcaaattctagtttcccaccgactGTACTATCTATACGCTTCTTGGTCCcgtagaagtctttaaactagcggacatAAGAtattctcctaattaggttactctcctctccaatatAGCATTACAAGTAATATTATTAGTCGGTTACAGCAGCGACTACAAAATTAATGAAGTTGTCAGCCTGCCTCAAGATAAGGTTGTAAGAACAACAAACTTCACCATTTAtataccaaggtagtttggacaccaaggaatttccaaaatcgaaaatattctcaagatatgcaataaacacttATTTTTGGTTTTATCTAATTCCAACCAATGTCCAACTGTCATACCGAAATCCCTCTTGGATTACCACTCAATATTATCTAGCATACATGATACTTAACTAATTAATACATCTTCCATATATATGTTTTGCTTGCTGGAAAAActgtatttaaaaatattaacaaataaattctcaaatatttcggtttggggtctcaccttgagtataaaggaatacctttgaaaaataaaagataatattTGTATACATGTTCAAACTACTCagaatgtcgacatcttgaactttcgtATTTGCGAATGCAACTTCcgaaatcacacaaaccctaaagtgtatatGAGATCGGAAATTAGTGTTTCCATTGGAATCAGTTCTACTAGAGATCCCCAATAAGTATGGATCGGTTCTACTAGAGATCCATAACAAGGATCGGCCATGTTAGAGATTCCCAATGTATAGGGATCAGTCTTGTTGTAGATCCCCAATAGGAACCGGATCACCGAAccattgatttctttcaactacgaaacaagttcgtatgtctacttccttaaactcttgcaatcaaacatagttttctaggtatgaaatcaatcctaatttcattacacaatctagtaacaactACAAAGTTAGTGTCTATGTTGCAAttttgaagttcaaaagataggcattatatttcgtaattcaatatatacaaagttgtgaaacaacttgtatattcttcccttgacactttgatcacaataacCGCCTCTTagctcattcttcatacgcttgattccaagtttcaacgtcACAATAACCTgcacatatttaaaaataatgtTATTGTTGAAGCATTTGAATGACAAAAGCTTTACTTcccctaaaggaaagctaggtagatattcaatccaaaaatatttattagtCCCTTTGTtggagaactgctcggtcgaactcgcaagcgtttctatctcaagcttgtttgtcaagtttaggtgatcaaaagtataagtcttgatttctagtctacttacagctatgtctaggattaagatagaatgtgtatTTGAGGTTTAGAATTCACgtcattcatcgattgaagacgaagatctactgaggagagcttggagaaacttcatcaacaaaaggtatgtggagactaaaacttatctatcactcataagtctattatattttatctcctattgagactaagtcgtatagctatataaacttttacattatacacatttaatatttcgagatgagcttaacttgcttatatctttctcggaatatgtgttggaaagatttttgctttaactatgttcatcattattcttgacgagtttagttgaaaataatttatttgttcgaaactaaataataagtcaaaataagatcatgtgaaaattgccttgaaacatattacatgatttgtgtgagagtcATTTGATGTCTACTCGAAATGCtt
The nucleotide sequence above comes from Papaver somniferum cultivar HN1 chromosome 8, ASM357369v1, whole genome shotgun sequence. Encoded proteins:
- the LOC113305316 gene encoding FACT complex subunit SPT16-like gives rise to the protein MVRHSDNPEMYQEEVRRYEQAKLGRVVNYATSKRLEQGQLFYKEYYPEWGVYIPKEEEERCAKKSPTLPFSYKEDLQLETQNSEITKLTDVALRYSVEEQEKMTNSATLEAHVNGFRYTISSPPVQIDFIYNNVKHAFFRSKDEWMPPLLHFNLHVPINVEGTLQANDIQFQLVETVVGQKKSADDLDKIGKYKEYNEDFHKFVKKVEAKWKSHILPFELPRKKNEFHGSSGVFALTTFCLAGIVKTPFFVVALTEIEFVNLAHLRLGEIDMTIEHNWNDILEGIRRNPQGFIEEGCWRSVDLESSAAAALSSDSYESEESEFGEDKEEFPWEKLFDKCGSDSAEEESET